The Dreissena polymorpha isolate Duluth1 chromosome 4, UMN_Dpol_1.0, whole genome shotgun sequence region gtgtacgcacaaactgtattgatgtcgagaattgagtgtaaaactgttctatctattaagccttttcattcgagataaaattgtttcatacagtaaaacagtgttacaaagacgcggatatgtttccaatgttctggtggtatactcaaatcagccaatggaataaatgaagtgtattcattcgtacctagccgcgggaaattttattggaattttactggacacttacaaaggtcaggctaaggtgaaaagctggcttatgcagcttacgccgaaaaattcgCTGACAATACCCTagaaaatacatgttaaaaactTCGTCAGAggaatgttttattattgtttatgctATCTAAAACTAATCATGCGACATCGCGACATCAGTTCCAAAACAATTCGATACATTTTTGGTTCTCATATTCGTTTGCGTAAATCCTTCCATTCGTAGAGGTTTTCAACTCGGCGTTTAAGCGGATTTTGAAAAGTACCAGGGTTGTAGTTATCAACGCAAAAAAAAATCGCGAAATGTTCAGATTTATGTTCGACCAAGCAAAGCAATTTTGTTACTCTGCATACATTGTTTTGAATCACGATTAAAAGGTTCAAAGGAAAATGAGCCTACGTAAATGTATTCCGATGAAGGTACGTTTTAACAAACGGTACACAATGTCGACCCAGACGACAGGCTATTAGGTTCCATGGTCATGAATGTCTTATTGGTCGTTATTGCAATTTAGACAAGACAATTATGTATTGTCAGTTATTGATGACGTTAAACAATTTCTAGGAGCCCTGTGTGTAAAAATGTAGATATAAATTAGACAAGGATCAACAAAAGCATATGCAAAAAGTTGACGCTGATTAATGCAATCTATAATCGGGCCAGAAAAATGTGAAAGTATACAATGCATTGGTACTATACGAACGAAGAAATAAGGTTTACTGCATTAATATcagaaaattaaaatgctgcaCTGGAAAAAGCtgtcttaaaattaaatattgtatgaCATAGTCGGTGGAACACAATAAACGTACACAAGTCCATTGCGGTTTTCATTGcaatttaaattgtgttcattaaattctAACACAGCGTTCTCCAATGTccgtaaaatattctgaaaaacaaGATATTTGCAGAAGCCTAACAACCCGGCCTAACGGCCTTACCAGCAACAACATGTAATTGTGACCTATCTAGTCTAACGTGTACTGACTTTCTCTACTGAAGCATAATGTCATGCAGCATTTTTCACAGTGCAgaacatgaataaaaaatataaataccttTTTTAAAATCAAACTTTTGAGCGACAGAAAACATAAAGACTACACTTAGGAAAAAAACAATATACGTGAAATGTATTGGCGAATGATGTCGTATGATATGAGTGAAAAGGGATTGTTAGGGCCGGTTACTAACCAAAAACATCAAGGTAGGACTGATGTAAGCCAACTTAATGTGTCAGCATGTTCATTTATAAAGCAACAGAAAATATAAAGTCCCTTAACATGTATGCTGAATCATTACCAGTGGATGCTGCTGCAATAAAATATCTGCAtgaagaaacatttaaaatgttgtgattttgtttatatttattgcgTTGTTCTGCTGGCGACCCTATGCTATTGTGATTTAAATTTTCCGATCTTTCACTTGACTTGCATAAACGTCTTAATTGTATAGTGTTTAAGTGTTACATGACCTTTTTTTTTGATTGTGATGAACCATGCTTCTAGAAATTAAAATTAGTAATTACAGatgttaaatgtatatgtttttgtaatattattaacTTCAACGCGGAAGAAACATAAACGTTTAAAAACCTAAAAGTATGAGCATTAGCAGCTTTCAAGTTGAATCGGATAACGTTTAACAAAAGTCCATCGTATgcttcaataataataatgttaatattacttttaaaagaAATACGTTTCATGGTCAACAATAATTCCTGTAAATTCACTGTCCAACGAGTGAAAAGATCTGCATTAACTGATTATTGTGTGTTGGTTCAATTGTAAAAACGTTTAAATCACTAAACTGTTCGGTAAAAAAACATAATGTGGCCGGAATATCCGAACGGCTCTTCGTTACTACGATACGATCAGCACTTTTTGCAAACATGTTATCAGCGTTAATACTAGTTATGTTAAGTTTCATCACATATTTGTCCGTTGGGTTCATATCAAACGTACATTTATGATTTGCATCTATATTCAATCAATAATTTATGCTTGTATAACCGCACTTTCACTTCCAAAATCTTTAGGGTGGAAATATTTCCACCAGCTGTAACGAATTCACGTTTGATTTCTGGGTTAGTACTGTGACTACTGTCATACGATAAAAAGCAATACATTGCATATACAAAAcagaacaatacaaacaataaccTTCTCATAAAAATCCCTTAAACTGTAATAGATGCCTTTGAACGATGAATGCATGTCCTTGGGGCTTACACCTGTTTAATGGCGCGTCACACCTCTAGattttaagtttcgaaaaataaCTGCTAGtgattgaacatatttattttattttaattacgcCGCAACCTTGGTGTATATAGGCACTCTCGAGTCTATATCTTAGGAAGAACGTGTGCTTGGTGTCCTTTGAATGATCATTAGATTTCTCTCTAAGGCAGGATCGAAACCAGGACATCCTGTTGGAAAGCGGACAAAACATTAATTAACACTTGTTGAATTCCAAATGCGTTTGTATAAGAACCAAATAGAAATATTCATAAGTTGCTTAATCATGTGGTACGGAGATCGTGTATGCGACACAACACATGGTATACTCAAAATATACAGGCGTGCGTATATGTGTGTGAGTGTTTaagtgtgtgcgtgcgtgcggatgcgcgcgtgcgtgtgtgtgcgggTGCGAGCGTGTGTGCGTGTTTTGAATATGATTTGTTGATTATTATGCTCCccatctatataaatatataatatctatataaatatatatatatggggaacATATAGTTGCTAGTTTGTCCTTTCGCACTTCCGTACTTCCGtacggtcacacttttgttacagtttctcatagcaccttcaatactttaccgatctctttcatatttggcatgtagatacttTGCAtcaacctctaccttttgatgacgtttgaggtcactgtggtcaaggtcaccaaggctaataatagacttttgttacagtttctcatagcaccttcaatacttcatacttcatatttggcatgtagatagataccttgcatggacctctaccttttgatgacttttgaggtcactggggtcaaggtcaaggtcaccaaggctaataatagatttttttgtcacacttttgttacagtttctcataacaccttcaatactttaccgatctctttcatatttggcatgtaggtaccttgcatggacctctaccttttgatgagatttgtagtcactggggtcaaggtcaccaagctaataatagattttctcaaggtcacactttggctacagtttctcatagcgccttcaatatttgaccgatctcttatatatttggcatgtaggtaccttgcatggacctctaccttttgatgaggtttgaggtcaatggggtcaaggtcaaggtcactgaggctagtattagattttctcaaggtctcacttttttccacacaattaacccatatatctacaaagcatcattggggagcatccatcagttttactgatatccttgttaaTTATAATAACTAGCATGCATGACAAACAAATCATTGCACACATAATCAAAAGTTAATCGTACCATAGGAGATCTTAAGAAAATCAATGGTTTCAAACTATGCTCACTGGTCACTTTATCGTGTATTTTGTTATCAACAGAGCAGTGcataacaaaaaaagaaatactGTACAAATCGCAACTTTACACAAATTATCGTTAACTTcaaatttgttgtaaaatataacAACTGTCTCCATTTTATGCAATTACGCAAGGTCGTTCATACGTGGTCTCTTCAAATATTCGTATTGATCAGTAAGGATATTGATGATCTAAATTTAGAATCgacaaataatttgaaataatttcaacGGAATTTAACGAAGGACGAGGAatatttcgtgttttgttttccATAAACACTTACAGGTATCGGTATAGCCTATACAAAAATCGAACCAGGCCAGATCAAGCTGCCTTACTTGTTCGGATTTGCGGTTACAGGGTATCGGACACATACTAAAGAACCAATAAAACGTCGCTGTTAAAGGTTTGTGAAATTAATTACTTGAAACTTAATAGTTAATTTGATATGTAAGTAACATTAAATAGACCAGGTGATATTTAAAATTCAAGCACGCTATATCGATCTGCTGTGTAAACGAATTTTTATCCGCGGATATCAATCCATATTGAAGGCAGCAcctacatgtacacatgtatgaATATTCTCACAATGCACGTAGTATACGTCAATGTATGGAATATCAAGTAAACTATGATATCGCGCTAAATTAACACAAATGtctagtagtggtagtggtagtggcagtagtagtagtagtagtagtagtagtagtagtagtagtagtagtagtagtagtagtagtagtagtagtagtagtatagcagtagtagtagtagtattagtagtagttgttgttgtaatagtagttgttgtaatagtagtagtagtagtagtagtagtagtagtagtagtagtagtagtagtagttgtggtagtagtagaagtagttgaagtagtagtagtagtagaagaagaagaagtaatagaagtagtagtagtagtaaaagtagtagtagtgatagtagtagtagtagaagtagtagtagtagtaatagtagcagtagtagtagaagtagtagtagtagtagtagtagaagtagtagtagtagtagtagtagcagcagcagcagcagcagcagcagtagtagtagtagtagtagtagtagtagaagtagtagtagtagtagtaatagtagtagtagtagtagtagtagtagtagtagtagtagaagtagtagtagtagtagtagtatagtagtagtagtagtagtagtagtagtagtagtagtagtagtagtagtttagtataagcagtagtattagttaaagtagtagtagtagtagttgaagtagtagtagtagtagaagaagaagaagtagtagtagctgaagtagaagtagtagtagaagtagtagtagtgatagtagtagtagtagtagtagtagtagtagtagtagtagtagtagtagtagtagtagtagtagaagaagaagtagtagtagtagtagtagtagtagtagtagtagtagtagtactagtagtagtagtagtagtagtagtagtagtagtagtagtagtagtagtagtatagtagtagtagtagtagtagtagtagtagtagtagtagtagtagtagtagtagtagtagtataagcagtagtattagttaaagtagtagtagtagtagctgaagtagtagtagtagtagaaaaagaagaagtagtagtagctgaagtagaagtagtagtagaagtagtagtagtgatagtagttgtagtagtagaagtagtagtagtagtagtagtagtagtagtagtagtagtagtagtagtagtagtagtagtagtagtagtagcagtagtagtagtagaagaagaagaagaagaagtagtagtagtagtagtagtagtagtagtagtagtagtagtagtactagtagtagtagtagtagtagtagtagtagtagtagtagtagtagtagtagtagaagtagtagtagtagtagtagtagtagtagtagcagtagcagtaatagtagtagaagtagtagtagtagtagtagtagtagtagtagtagtagtagtagtagtagtagtagtagtagtagtaatagtagtagtagtagtagtagtagtagtagttgtagtagtagtagtagtaatagtagtagtagtagtagtagtagtagtagtagtagtagtagtagtagttgtagtagtagtagttgttgttgttgttgttgttgttgttgcagtagtagtagtagtagtagtcaggtACAACCACTAATATCAGTGTAAGACTATGTCAAGCCTTACGTAGAGGTACTACCATGATAACAGCTTAAAGATTCCATAACCATATGAAGAACAGGTGTTCTTTTCAATACCATGCTATGAAATATAGCTGAGTTAGACACAATTAAACATGATCggaatttaaatataacattgtgTATTTGGCAACAAGCGTTATTTTGCTTTCGCCATTGTAGTATGCGATTTACATTCCTCTTTGTCCGCATTAACGTCAGTTTGGTTTTGAGATTTAACTATAACTTGATACTTTATTCCGAACAAAGAGGGCTCACGGATCGATATTTAAACGCATTTAAATTTGGATGTtagttaaattataataatacagtatGTGTACACAACGGGGTATACTGACATGTGTATCTTACAGCCAATAATGGGTACTGTTTCGAACTATTTTCTATGGAACGCCATGGCCGTCTTAcgctgttacatttatttagaAGGTGTCTTATTATATTAAACCGTCgtgatattttgtcaatatgtgacgttgacttgtcaaaatacagtcatattatgtcaaacagtcgtgttatcatgttcaaatgtggtgttgacttgtcaaaatacagtcctattatgtgaAACCGTCGTATTATCTTGTCTAAATTTGATGTTGACATGTCAAAATACAGATTTGAACATGATAACACGACGGTTGGACATAGTagaactgtgttttgacaagtcaacatcacatttggacaagattacagtttgacataataagactgtgttttgacaagtttacatcacatttggaaaagataacacgacggtttgacataataagactgtgttttgacaagtcaacatcacatttggacaagataacatgaCGGTTTGATATAATAAGACTATTAAGACAAGTCAGTACCACATTCAGACAAGATACCaggacggtttgacataataagactgtgttttgacaagacaacaacaaatatggacaAGATATCACGAcaatttgacataataagacaccttctaaagaagacaaaaataaatataacaccgTAAGACATTTATGGCGTTCTATAATTTTCCATTATCAACATGAAATGTTGAAATGACTTACTTTCGTTTTGAAGCATAACATCATTAAAGTGTTGCACACTTCTATTGTTATGGATTAAATTAGTATGTAAATTGGTAGAATAATGGACTTTTATCCCGGGAGTTATGGGTTCGAGTCCCATAATGGCCGTGAGTAAATAACCAGAAATTTTATGAATTCGCCGGCATTATTTTACTGGTGTAGTTTATTCGCGAACATTTTCGATGCGTTTTGTTGGTGGGCAATAACGGACTGCCATCATGCtatgacaataacgaagtgacgttaAAGTATTTATACAATGAGATAATGGATGTGTAGTGTTATTCGATCTGAACAACGACGCTAACACGTATACAaagtttttattgatatttattttgctCATTGAATCTTAACACAAATACTTTCCAAAGTCCAGTAATATTATAGTCGACAAGATATTAGCGCAACCGTTAACGGGCTTCGCCCGTGATAATTAGAAATTATGAAACTACATCCCTGCTTGTATAGTGTGTACTGCTTTTTCAATGCAAAAAgtgacagtttatacccatttAACACTAGACGCTAGTATGTATTGTAAGGAAAAGTCCAGCCTATTAAGGAAAGAGTTTGATTTAATAAATGCATGGCATTTGGCCTAAGCAATTGAAAACATGGTGAAGATGGCTGGGTACATTAATACGTAACTTGTAATAAGGCCGGCCACACCATGAAATAGttaagtttgtaaataaatgaccATCTCAAATGTTAAGTAGGTTTAGGCTAATATTACGTCACACATGTATTGAAACTGATAAATAACTTCATATAGCCGATAGGCAACTGAACACGTGGTCTCAATTATTGCAAAACGTTATACAAGAAAGTTAACATCACAACTGCAAAATTTATTTGTATTAGTGTCGATATATAACGTAAATAAGCATGTTTTTCTATAATGTGTAGCGGGCGTTCATTGAAATATGCATTTCTAATTAAACCCCACCAAAAATCGCAAAAACAAACGATAGAAGGTTGATATTGTGAAATAGTGCGCAAAGGTAACTTTTAAGAGCATTAACGTTAGTGCTAAGGTTATACAAATTTTTGTCGTTTCAATTTAAATCGAAGTTTTCAGAATGGCGAAAGTAAACCTGATTCTTTTATAAGTAAGAACAAAAAGTGACAAAGAGTTTTTGTTTGGTACTTGTCATATGAGCGCGAATGCGATCATGTACATACATGTTCGGGAACGTATTGTTTCCTCTCTCGCTTGTTCCACCGTTGTGATCTCGCTACCTTCAAGCGAGCGTGAATACATTTCCTAAATTACTAAGTTTTGACTTTTTTGTAAGGCTgttttatataaagtattaatgttgtaatactttttattctttgttagtttttttagTTAGAAATGTCCTTTCTGGTTTGTGTTTTCCAGGAAGGTCACTCAATAAGCTGCATCCACTTTGACAATTTATGCGAGTCCTGATAATTTCTTTAATCGTGAAGACTACAAACAGCAATTTTGTGTTTCTGATATCGAAACACATGTTTGTCAGGTTGattccagttgaatttcattagCTTGTTATTTGTTCATAAGTGAACTGGTCGTGGTGTCTAGCATAAAGACTGGTGTTTTCTGACAGATGCTATGTACTCTGGTGCCGTTTTCACCAACAATTCATaagcaattcttagacttaagaataaagacaATTCTTTATTCTAAGAAAAAATTCTTAAGTCCGTATTCACGACCTCATATTGTTAAAGAAAATTCTTACGAATAAAGAATCTTCTTTAGAATTCTAAGAATGCTTCGGAGCAAACTAAGAATAATTTTTACAGATTCCAAGATGGCTGCTAGTGCAATTCGTTACCGTGAGATCTTGTTTGAAAATGTAGAAAACATACCAAGAAGACGATTATTCGATCGCGAAAACCCTTTAGAAGGGTTATCCTAGATGGAGTTATATTAACGATATCTTTTTTTTCCGGCAACTGAACTTGCCTTTCTGAATTAAGTTGTTCCATCGCTGATCCTTCCAGTTGGTATTGTGCGATACCTTGAAGGTAAGCCAAGCGTCCGTTTCAAGATGCTGACGACGAGTTGGAATAGCAATTGCTTACATTTTACTAACTCTCGTCTTTCATATTGTAGTAATTCTTCTTTACTTCCGGACCTGTGCGCATAAAGGTGGAAAATTGGCTGTAATAAATGAAATGCAATTCGGCACATTTTTTATAATCAGAAATAGAGTCTAAGATAtgcatacaaacaaacaaatgatttGTTCATTCCTCAAAACACTTTTCCATGTTGCATTCTACATTTCCTGTGTGTTTGACCCAAACcattttttatgaattattaacaAATGAATTAGTAGAAATACATCATTTATAACAAATGACAAAATATGGGTTTTGTTGAAAATTTTGGAATTTTTGAAACCGGGTAGCGGGATAATTTTAACATAGTGaagcattttacatttatattatacCTTTTATGGTCAATTTGTTGTGCTAAAATTATCTActgctttttatattaaacattctgTTTGTTTTTGAAACTTTGCACAAATTAACAATGAcattataatcaataataaaaaattaaataagaatTAATTGTATCAATATTCTTTCTGATAGAATTTACAAAATTTGGAAAAGGGATAACACCAAAAGTACAAACCAGTTAAGCACATTCGCCACCGTTTTCCAGCCTTTCCTCCGGGCCTCTCCAATTTTATGCAGTCCACAACCGGTCATTGGGCAGAACAGGACATCATAGATGTTAATGATCTCGTTAGCTATAACTGTTTCCTCCTGTTCGGCCACACGATTTCTGCTAACGCAAGTAATGGTAGCGTtcatgtccgccatcttgtttgttgTGACAGAAGACACGAAAGCGGTGCCGAAATTTATATGCGTTTTTCAAAATGCCGGATACCAATGTCGCttacatcaataacaaataattctTTTTAAAGAACGCTTAAATATCGTTGGTGAATACCGATAAAGAATTGACCGAAGAACGTTGgaacaattttctttattctttattctgaagtaaagaattgttggtgaatacggccCAGGTGGTTCTGCGGCGGAGGAGTAAATCTGAAACAgacaaacatatatatgtattaatatttgcAAGTGTTTGTTGGCAAAGAAATACAGCCAATACATACTAAACATAGATCCAAAATATTTGATTATTGTGACATTGTACTTGACATCCACAACTAAATAACTGTTCATTTAAGCTGGCTGAAAATCCAGAAACGCCTTTTACGATTTCAGTTTATGCTTTATTTTAGAAGTGATATTAAAATCAATAAGCATTTCtaattgttttgtgtaatttttaGTTGAATAAATTAGAGCTAGGCAATCCTTTTTATGAAAGTGCGTTTAGCGTAAAAGTGCTGCGGTTTCGGTGTATTGGCAACAATATGTCACCTTTTAGGGATGAACGAGAACACCAGCAAGATAATAAAATGGAACAAAAAAACTTTACCAATACGCATTTATGACGATGATCCATATCAACTCTTTAAATGCCtcaaacatcatttgttttacaCAAATGATTAAACTGTAACGTCAGTAATCAGTCATTTGCAAATGATTGTCTTCCTACAACCTCCTTTATTAGTTGATTCCATTCGCTGCTTCTTCTTTCTCAAAAGATTTGTTACATTAACATCAAGCAATTAATTGTGCAAGTTCACGCGGTCGTTTACTACCGTAATCgggtatgtgtatatatgtgtcttgGGGGAtcatctccactggcgagtaaattagcgatATTCTTCttgattatcagggacaacaaaaTACATCTGCAGCAATTGTTAAAATATGGACAATTTAAGCCAATCCAAAAGTTTACGTTTATTCAGATATAGATTACCAAAGTGATATGCCTAAGCTACATCTGATCCACAATCTTATCGAGTAAGTGAGCGATAATCTCCTTGTTTATCAGGGATAACAAAATACATATGCAAAAGAAAACTTACTTATACTTAAACTTACGAACAAATTATTTATTCGAGGCTAGAGAAATGTTTTTTTGCATTAGATCTAACAATTGTATATGCCTCTAAAGAAGTACAATATGGGTATGTGTAAGTAGACGTTCTTGTATTTATTGTTATGATTACAAAAAAGAGCGACACACACGCATTGTTTCGCCTAACCACACAAAAGTTCATTTGCATTTTACGGTTTTAAACCTCTAATAATTTTCGTTTAATTTCGTATAATATCGTATCATTTTATTAACTGTAACTCCGTGCCTTTTTTAATATGTGAGTAAAACAATATACATTCGGTCCAGATCAAAAAGCACAAAACGACAAAGCTTATTTATCAAAGCCTTCTTGGTGTAGACGTCGATCATTGGCTATTACAACAGGAGGTTCAGAGGTCCAATCCCGCGGCATcttaagtctgtctgtctgtctgtctgtctgtctgtctgtctgtctgtctgtctgtctgtccgtccgtctgtccgtccgtttgttcgtccgtccgtccatctatctgtctgtctgtacaATAACTGTAGACAAACAAGTTCATTGACATGCGTTAAAgctttaaaatcatttttgtatATATACGTCGCGTGCGCTAAAAAATGAGAAtgcaatttaaatgtatttgaaataaagctgtattaaaaaaattgtagTCTAGATTGTAATTCACAATAATACAGCTTTTTACAAATGTACACTTATGATGTTTAATCTTCGAAAATCATGCGGCTACTATATGAAAGAAATGTATAAAATACCAATTATATGCATACAACGGACATTCATAGGTTTTTATAGGTGAAGCTGTCtagtttattttaagtttaaaaaatggaAATTCTATATCTGCATTATATTCATAAGTATACATTCGTAAAATACTTTTTCTTGTGTGTACAGAAAATAATTTTATGGATCAGTAGAGAACGTTAATATTGCTATTTTAATTGCAGGTATCAAAACACGAGTGCAAACATCATGGCAGAATCGTCACATTTTAGATCTAAGCGTACGACTTATGGTCGCAAGGAAGAAAAAACTGCTGAAGTACGACGATGTGGGTGGAGGTCCGAAAAAAGCGCAATCACGTGGAAAGTCGTTCAACAGATTTCGAGAATTAAATGATGCACAGTTTAACCATGGTGAGGTCGGTGGGCCTCGGGCGAAAAAAGGTTTTCATGTCCCTTCGTTCGACGATGTTGAAGGCTTGCACGAAGAAGAGGTAGACCATGGTCAAGTTGGAGGTCGCCGGCCGAATACAAACTTGCTCGGAGCGTCGTTCGGGCAGTTGTGAAGGATTAAACGATTTCGAGGGAGATATTTTAAAGGTTTTCTATGTCAACTTCAACTTTACAATAGAAGAAAGCTTGATATGTGGATCATTTTTACTTGTTAATCCCAATTTAAGCcaaacaataattattgtttgtatttttatatttgtatgttcaaGAGGCAGATTTGGTATCTTAAAGAATAGCCCTTGATTACATAAGGTATGTTTAATCTCACCAATGAAAACCGTATCATTGGTGACCTATTGGGACACCGTTaattccgtccgtccgtccgtgacGTGCGTCCGTCAAGTTAATTTTTTCTCCTGATACACTGGGCGGAATTTGACGAAACACTAGAGAAATGTTCCTTTTTTATCAATTAGGTCAAGGAACACaaacaatgattttaaaaactCGAACTTTAAATATCTCACCTGAAACCGCATGGGCCTTGGGTTTGATATTTAGTATGTATTATCGTATGGGGGTCCTCTaaacgttttttttcaaataatacctTTGGGCCCGctgaaactttgaaacttcaacgcACAAGGCTTTTAAATATTCCAATCATTACTCTAACGTCAAAACTATACACGCTACTGGAGTCAACTGTTTGATGACGACTCATAtaggaaatatataataataatcaaact contains the following coding sequences:
- the LOC127876569 gene encoding uncharacterized protein LOC127876569, yielding MDFYPGSYGFESHNGRIKTRVQTSWQNRHILDLSVRLMVARKKKLLKYDDVGGGPKKAQSRGKSFNRFRELNDAQFNHGEVGGPRAKKGFHVPSFDDVEGLHEEEVDHGQVGGRRPNTNLLGASFGQL